A section of the Cutibacterium granulosum genome encodes:
- a CDS encoding mannose-1-phosphate guanylyltransferase: protein MRYVLIIAGGSGTRLWPLSRQGEPKQLLDLIDGMSLLRMAFERVRGVVPDENVFVCTGQAYADVVSDILPEVPGSNILGEPVGRDSLNAVTWPAAVIADSDPDAVIATVTADHIIRPVSGFRAALNHGFEIAETDSSALVTFGVIPTEPNTGFGYLHRGNPIDEDRRAFEVREFVEKPNAELARSYFDSGEFWWNSGMFVWRATTLLDVVSQLKPATARQAGQLVREPESLQEVYPQMEKISVDFAVMEPVSAGRAGCHVVAVPLAIQWYDVGSFETLAPHLPDDGRGNHATGATVSIDSEANLLINTRSDAVLAVAGLHAMAVVTTDRATLVVPLADSQRVKELVAVVAEECGRDYA from the coding sequence ATGCGCTACGTCCTCATCATCGCTGGTGGATCCGGTACCCGACTGTGGCCGTTGTCACGTCAGGGTGAACCCAAGCAGTTGCTCGACCTCATCGACGGGATGAGTCTGTTGCGAATGGCCTTCGAACGGGTGCGCGGTGTCGTCCCGGACGAGAACGTCTTCGTGTGCACCGGGCAGGCCTATGCCGACGTCGTCTCCGACATCCTTCCCGAGGTGCCGGGCAGCAACATCCTCGGGGAACCCGTGGGGCGGGATTCCCTCAACGCCGTGACGTGGCCGGCTGCCGTCATCGCCGACTCCGACCCGGACGCCGTCATTGCCACCGTCACCGCCGATCACATCATCCGCCCGGTGAGTGGATTTCGCGCCGCCCTGAACCACGGCTTCGAGATCGCCGAGACCGATTCCTCGGCCCTGGTGACCTTCGGTGTCATTCCCACCGAGCCGAACACCGGTTTCGGATATCTGCACCGGGGCAACCCCATTGACGAGGATCGCCGCGCCTTCGAGGTGCGTGAATTCGTCGAGAAACCCAATGCGGAGCTGGCGCGCAGCTACTTCGACTCCGGGGAGTTCTGGTGGAACTCCGGGATGTTCGTCTGGCGAGCCACAACTCTGCTCGACGTCGTCTCCCAGCTCAAACCGGCCACTGCCCGTCAGGCTGGTCAGCTCGTGCGCGAGCCAGAGTCCCTGCAGGAGGTCTACCCTCAGATGGAGAAGATCTCGGTGGACTTCGCCGTCATGGAGCCGGTCTCAGCGGGTCGAGCCGGATGCCATGTCGTTGCCGTGCCGCTGGCCATCCAGTGGTATGACGTCGGCTCCTTCGAGACCCTTGCCCCGCACCTTCCCGACGACGGCAGGGGAAACCATGCCACCGGGGCCACGGTTTCCATCGATTCCGAGGCGAATCTGCTCATCAACACCCGATCCGACGCGGTACTCGCCGTGGCTGGGCTGCATGCCATGGCCGTGGTGACCACCGATCGGGCCACACTCGTCGTTCCGCTGGCCGACAGCCAGCGGGTCAAGGAGCTCGTCGCCGTGGTGGCCGAGGAGTGTGGACGGGACTACGCATGA
- a CDS encoding TIGR03089 family protein — protein sequence MNTSIEQSGAEDGCGFTGTKLAAAIARQVHNPDPFVTWVNGDSRLDLSGKTLCTWVAKTVTLMTDEGIGRGDRVALDAVTQHPGHWIAPIWFMSSWWAGWHVLLGAEPDDDPVDALVTGPRQDLAQCHRTSAAQVPASTLVQCSLKPWGGPCDDLAPAAIDHADCMAMPDALPPADADPHLVLGAATQPPGADEPSTHDTAPIGDRVLLAHPTDTQVAWVTARCLVGGGSLVLIDSVEDDTASTDPTCHDTAVREHARVIAR from the coding sequence ATGAACACCAGCATCGAGCAGTCCGGCGCCGAGGATGGCTGCGGGTTCACCGGCACGAAGCTGGCTGCAGCCATTGCACGCCAGGTCCACAATCCCGACCCGTTCGTCACCTGGGTCAACGGCGATTCACGTCTTGACCTGTCGGGGAAGACGCTGTGCACCTGGGTGGCCAAGACCGTGACCCTCATGACCGACGAGGGCATCGGTCGCGGGGACCGTGTGGCACTTGACGCCGTGACTCAGCATCCCGGGCACTGGATCGCACCGATCTGGTTCATGTCCAGCTGGTGGGCCGGATGGCACGTCCTGCTGGGTGCCGAACCAGACGATGACCCGGTTGATGCCCTTGTCACTGGTCCGAGGCAAGACTTGGCACAGTGTCACCGGACGTCGGCAGCGCAGGTGCCTGCGTCGACGCTCGTCCAGTGCTCGCTCAAACCGTGGGGCGGTCCGTGTGACGACCTCGCACCTGCAGCCATTGACCACGCCGACTGCATGGCCATGCCGGATGCCCTGCCACCAGCAGATGCAGATCCACACCTTGTCCTGGGCGCTGCGACGCAGCCGCCAGGGGCGGACGAGCCGAGCACGCATGACACCGCCCCGATCGGTGATCGTGTCCTGCTGGCCCACCCCACTGACACACAGGTGGCATGGGTCACCGCGCGGTGTCTGGTGGGTGGGGGCTCCCTGGTGCTCATCGACTCCGTCGAGGACGACACGGCATCGACCGACCCCACCTGTCACGACACAGCAGTACGGGAACACGCTCGAGTCATCGCCCGGTGA
- a CDS encoding glycosyltransferase family 2 protein: MASNFAPPVSIVVPVRNEQRFLASSVAGIVGQGYPGPMEIILVVAPSEDDTERIAERLADGDERIRVIANPQGTTPRAMNLGVAASRYDIIVRVDAHGELGPEYIATAVELLERTGAANVGGIMDAQGTTDFEKAVAAAYTSRLGLGGGSFHLKNSPEGPADTVFLGVYRKTDLLAVGGFDPSFDRAQDWELNYRLRHSGREVWFSPRLKVTYRPRSDVKSLATQFFHTGQWRRQVIRTHRDSASLRYLAAPVTVVACAVGAIGGVAGIVRSALKGRPSPLVAGFAVPAGYLGAMTAGSLLLKQPLTSAVRARLPLVLTVMHMSWGAGFIVGLPAPRTQ, from the coding sequence ATGGCCTCCAATTTCGCACCGCCTGTGTCCATCGTCGTGCCCGTGCGCAACGAGCAGAGATTTCTGGCGTCCTCCGTCGCCGGAATCGTCGGTCAGGGCTATCCCGGTCCGATGGAGATCATTCTCGTCGTCGCGCCCAGCGAGGACGACACCGAACGGATCGCTGAGCGGCTTGCCGACGGCGACGAGCGGATTCGGGTCATCGCGAACCCGCAGGGCACGACACCCAGGGCCATGAACCTGGGAGTGGCGGCCAGCAGGTACGACATCATCGTGCGGGTCGACGCTCACGGTGAGCTCGGTCCGGAGTACATCGCCACCGCTGTGGAGTTGCTGGAGCGTACCGGTGCCGCCAATGTCGGGGGGATCATGGACGCCCAGGGGACGACTGACTTCGAGAAGGCGGTGGCTGCGGCCTACACGTCCCGACTTGGGTTGGGGGGCGGCTCCTTCCATCTCAAGAACTCACCGGAAGGTCCTGCCGACACTGTTTTTCTGGGGGTGTATCGCAAGACCGACCTGCTGGCGGTCGGCGGCTTCGACCCCAGCTTCGACCGGGCACAGGACTGGGAACTCAACTATCGGCTGCGTCACAGCGGACGCGAGGTGTGGTTCAGCCCTCGTCTGAAGGTGACCTATCGGCCTCGCTCGGATGTGAAATCCCTTGCCACCCAGTTCTTTCACACCGGGCAGTGGCGTCGTCAGGTCATACGGACCCATCGGGACTCGGCGAGCCTGCGATACCTGGCTGCTCCCGTGACGGTCGTGGCGTGCGCGGTCGGGGCCATCGGGGGAGTGGCTGGGATCGTGCGTTCGGCCCTGAAGGGGCGGCCCAGTCCTCTGGTGGCGGGTTTTGCCGTGCCAGCCGGATACCTCGGTGCCATGACGGCCGGCAGCCTGCTGCTCAAGCAGCCCCTCACCTCTGCGGTACGAGCACGATTGCCGCTCGTGCTCACCGTCATGCACATGAGCTGGGGGGCCGGTTTCATCGTGGGGCTACCCGCACCTCGAACGCAATGA
- the purE gene encoding 5-(carboxyamino)imidazole ribonucleotide mutase — protein MGSDSDWPTMQPAAEVLDEFGVPYEADVVSAHRMPEEMVRFGRAAHTRGIEVIIAGAGGAAHLPGMVAALTPLPVIGVPVPLAHLDGMDSLLSIVQMPGGVPVATVGVGNAKNAGLLAVRMLAAGDDELIGRMLDYQQALRDRATAKGEIVRTHSTV, from the coding sequence ATGGGGTCGGACTCCGACTGGCCGACGATGCAGCCCGCCGCCGAGGTGCTCGACGAGTTCGGCGTGCCCTACGAGGCCGACGTCGTCTCGGCCCATCGCATGCCCGAGGAGATGGTGAGGTTCGGGCGTGCCGCCCACACTCGTGGCATCGAGGTCATCATCGCTGGTGCCGGTGGCGCTGCCCATCTGCCCGGCATGGTGGCTGCCCTCACCCCGCTGCCGGTGATCGGGGTGCCGGTGCCGCTGGCCCACCTGGACGGTATGGACTCGCTGCTGTCCATCGTCCAGATGCCCGGTGGGGTGCCGGTGGCCACGGTCGGCGTCGGCAATGCGAAGAACGCCGGTCTGCTCGCGGTGCGCATGCTTGCCGCCGGGGACGACGAGCTCATCGGCAGGATGCTCGACTACCAGCAGGCCCTGCGTGATCGCGCCACCGCCAAGGGCGAGATCGTCCGGACGCACTCCACGGTCTGA
- a CDS encoding 5-(carboxyamino)imidazole ribonucleotide synthase: MKQCWASPEPMGTTMACVTYTIGIVGGGQLARMMHQASIGLGIRTRLLATSPQESAAQVMNDVVVGSHLDEEAVLAFAKDCDAVTFDHEHVPTELVRRMEETGVAVRPGADAQVHAQDKAVMRQFMERAGFPNPRWQVCDSHEAFVDFAGKIGWPVIAKTSRGGYDGKGVWKVDGPDGVATPFQAMGGLADGHQPIRIIAEELVDFTRELSAIVVRSPSGQGVAYPISETIQRDGICVETITPAPRMSETRQAEIQAMALDIAGRLGVVGVLAVELMERADGSVVVNELAMRPHNTGHWTIDGAATSQFENHLRAVLDLPLGDPSLTAPAVVMANVLGGSEDDLTGALQHCFARDPGLRVELYGKDVRPGRKVGHVTCVGDGVDEVARRARHAAGYLMGDHNA; encoded by the coding sequence ATGAAGCAGTGTTGGGCGTCCCCCGAGCCCATGGGCACTACGATGGCATGTGTGACGTACACCATAGGGATTGTCGGGGGCGGGCAGCTGGCCCGCATGATGCATCAGGCGTCCATCGGGCTGGGCATTCGCACGAGACTGCTGGCGACCTCGCCGCAGGAGTCCGCGGCCCAGGTGATGAACGACGTCGTCGTCGGATCACACCTGGACGAGGAGGCGGTGCTGGCCTTCGCCAAGGACTGCGACGCCGTGACGTTCGACCACGAGCACGTGCCCACCGAACTGGTGCGCCGCATGGAGGAGACCGGGGTGGCAGTACGCCCTGGTGCCGATGCCCAGGTGCACGCCCAGGACAAGGCGGTCATGCGCCAGTTCATGGAACGTGCCGGGTTCCCCAACCCGCGCTGGCAGGTTTGTGACTCCCACGAGGCCTTCGTCGACTTCGCCGGGAAGATCGGGTGGCCGGTCATCGCCAAGACCTCTCGCGGCGGCTACGACGGCAAGGGAGTCTGGAAGGTCGACGGGCCGGACGGCGTGGCCACCCCGTTCCAGGCGATGGGTGGCCTGGCCGACGGCCACCAACCCATCCGCATCATCGCCGAGGAGCTCGTCGACTTCACCCGGGAGCTCTCGGCCATCGTCGTACGCTCCCCATCGGGGCAGGGAGTGGCCTACCCGATCAGCGAGACGATCCAGCGCGACGGCATCTGCGTGGAGACGATCACCCCGGCCCCGCGCATGTCGGAGACCCGACAGGCCGAGATCCAGGCCATGGCCCTCGACATCGCCGGTCGACTCGGTGTGGTCGGTGTGCTGGCCGTCGAACTCATGGAGCGCGCCGACGGATCGGTCGTCGTCAACGAGCTGGCCATGCGACCCCACAACACCGGGCACTGGACGATCGACGGAGCCGCGACGAGCCAGTTCGAGAATCATCTGCGCGCCGTGCTCGACCTGCCGCTGGGCGATCCCTCGCTCACCGCCCCTGCCGTCGTCATGGCCAATGTGCTCGGCGGCTCGGAGGACGACCTCACCGGCGCCCTGCAGCACTGCTTCGCCCGCGATCCCGGCCTGCGGGTGGAGCTCTACGGCAAGGACGTGCGTCCGGGGCGCAAGGTGGGCCACGTCACCTGTGTGGGGGACGGCGTGGACGAGGTCGCGCGCCGTGCGCGGCATGCCGCTGGATATCTGATGGGAGACCACAATGCCTGA
- a CDS encoding Type 1 glutamine amidotransferase-like domain-containing protein: protein MTTHILAMGGGGFSMSRHGEPTAIDRHLLDLSGKSSPLVCFAPTASADDPVYVNRFLAAYSELGARTMVLTLWQGANESVERLAEADVVVVGAGSVANLVALWHTHGVDVALRHKIGKGEDLVLGGVSAGASCWFQGCVTDAFGPIRAWRGGLGLLDGSFCPHFDRKENRAEVYAQAVASGVLPAGYAVDDGAAVRFIDGEFAEVVAEREEATVGRIATTQEPASSGIYREELAPRLL, encoded by the coding sequence ATGACGACCCACATCCTTGCCATGGGTGGTGGCGGTTTCTCGATGTCTCGGCACGGAGAGCCCACCGCCATCGACCGCCACCTGCTCGACCTGTCGGGAAAGTCCTCCCCATTGGTGTGTTTCGCACCGACGGCTTCGGCCGACGACCCGGTCTACGTCAACCGGTTCCTCGCCGCTTATTCCGAGCTGGGGGCACGCACCATGGTGCTCACCTTGTGGCAGGGGGCCAATGAGTCGGTGGAGCGGTTGGCCGAGGCCGACGTCGTGGTCGTGGGAGCCGGGTCGGTCGCCAACCTCGTCGCCCTGTGGCACACCCACGGGGTGGACGTCGCCCTGCGTCACAAGATCGGCAAGGGTGAGGATCTCGTCCTGGGCGGGGTGTCGGCTGGCGCATCGTGCTGGTTCCAGGGGTGCGTCACCGACGCCTTCGGGCCGATTCGGGCCTGGCGTGGCGGGCTGGGACTGCTCGACGGGTCGTTCTGTCCGCACTTCGACCGCAAGGAGAATCGTGCGGAGGTCTATGCCCAGGCAGTGGCCTCGGGCGTACTGCCTGCCGGGTACGCCGTCGACGACGGCGCTGCCGTGCGGTTCATCGACGGCGAGTTCGCCGAGGTGGTCGCCGAACGTGAGGAGGCCACGGTGGGGCGCATCGCCACCACCCAGGAGCCTGCCTCCTCGGGCATCTACCGGGAGGAGCTCGCACCCCGTCTGCTGTGA
- a CDS encoding lactococcin 972 family bacteriocin, with protein MATTACAGAALLICTAAPAFATTTSAGGGIWSYGFDGKGTQVYSNYLHPTRYHHSSTINYWSEYSCHEAARTKWARTSERADPKKGHRDYAYWGLGHCGS; from the coding sequence ATGGCAACCACCGCATGCGCCGGTGCCGCGTTGCTCATCTGTACAGCTGCACCGGCATTCGCCACCACCACCAGTGCTGGCGGTGGTATCTGGAGCTATGGCTTCGATGGCAAGGGAACGCAGGTCTACTCCAATTATCTTCACCCGACGAGATACCACCACTCCAGCACCATCAATTACTGGAGTGAGTACTCGTGTCACGAAGCAGCTCGCACCAAGTGGGCACGTACCTCGGAACGCGCCGACCCGAAGAAAGGACACCGTGACTATGCCTACTGGGGACTTGGACACTGCGGATCATGA
- a CDS encoding ABC transporter ATP-binding protein → MLAINNLTKAFGERILWSGITASFPNGAVIGLVGPSGAGKSTLLNCMGLLEKPTSGSIRFGDVCLTAASVRQRRALRRETLGYVFQNYALVEEATVEANLAIAAPHHGHGREDKKLISSALEAVGLEGQQRTAISTLSGGEQQRVAVARLLVYSPRLVLADEPTGALDSDNARIVLDHLESMASRGATVVIATHDPSARQRCDELLDLTHKDKD, encoded by the coding sequence ATGCTCGCCATCAACAATCTCACCAAGGCATTTGGAGAACGAATCCTGTGGTCAGGCATCACCGCCTCATTCCCGAATGGGGCAGTCATCGGACTCGTCGGACCCTCCGGGGCGGGGAAATCAACTCTGCTCAACTGCATGGGACTGCTCGAGAAGCCGACCTCAGGTTCAATCAGATTCGGAGACGTGTGCCTCACAGCGGCATCGGTCCGACAACGTAGGGCCCTACGTCGAGAGACACTGGGATATGTCTTTCAGAACTATGCCCTCGTTGAAGAAGCCACCGTCGAAGCGAATCTCGCCATTGCGGCACCCCACCATGGACACGGACGCGAAGACAAGAAGTTGATCTCCTCGGCATTGGAAGCCGTGGGGTTGGAAGGACAGCAACGTACCGCAATCTCCACGTTGTCCGGCGGTGAACAACAGCGCGTAGCCGTCGCTCGGCTGCTGGTCTACTCACCTCGGCTTGTTCTGGCTGACGAACCCACCGGAGCACTGGACTCCGACAACGCCCGAATCGTTCTGGACCACCTCGAGTCGATGGCCAGCAGAGGCGCCACCGTCGTCATCGCCACCCACGATCCGTCGGCCCGGCAACGATGCGATGAACTCCTCGATCTGACGCACAAGGATAAGGATTGA
- a CDS encoding acyl-CoA carboxylase subunit beta, with protein MEIDIHTTAGKIADLGRRIDEAVNAAPAAAIDKQRAKGKMTARERVLRLLDEGSFTEVDEFARHRSTNFGMERNRPYTDGVVTGMGTIHGRPVCVFSQDVTIFGGSLGEVNGEKICKIIDLAVKTGCPLIGINEGGGARIQEGVASLARFGDIFKRNTRASGVIPQISIIMGAAAGGQVYSPALTDFIVMVDQSSQMFITGPAVVKAVTGEDVSLEELGGARTHSQVSGNSHYLAANEDDALEYVRDLLTYLPQNNLEDPPVYDDDEESDLTITDHDRELDVLIPDEANRPYDMHEVITSVLDEDTFLEVHELFAPNVLCGFGRIEGQAIGIIANQPLVNAGTLDIDASEKASRFLRTCDSFNIPILTFVDTPGFLPGVGQEHAGIIRRGAKLIYAYAEATVPLVTVVTRKAYGGAYIVMGSKHLGSDFNLAWPTAQIAVMGADGAVNILHRKELARAKDPETRRQELVDEYETTLSNPYQAAERGWVDLVIHPHETRASVIRAVRMLRSKREALPPKKHGNIPL; from the coding sequence ATGGAGATCGACATCCACACGACTGCCGGCAAGATCGCCGATCTGGGACGCCGGATCGATGAGGCCGTCAACGCCGCCCCGGCCGCAGCCATCGACAAGCAGCGGGCCAAGGGCAAGATGACCGCCCGGGAACGCGTCCTGCGCCTGCTCGACGAGGGCAGCTTCACCGAGGTGGACGAGTTCGCCCGACACCGTTCGACCAATTTCGGAATGGAGCGGAACCGTCCCTACACCGACGGCGTCGTCACCGGAATGGGAACCATCCATGGTCGTCCGGTGTGTGTGTTCAGCCAAGACGTGACGATTTTCGGTGGATCACTGGGTGAGGTGAATGGCGAGAAGATCTGCAAGATCATCGACCTCGCCGTGAAGACCGGCTGCCCGCTCATCGGCATCAACGAAGGTGGCGGGGCGCGCATCCAGGAAGGTGTGGCCTCCCTGGCCAGATTCGGTGACATCTTCAAGCGCAACACCCGCGCCTCGGGCGTCATCCCACAGATCTCGATCATCATGGGAGCGGCGGCCGGCGGGCAGGTGTACTCCCCCGCCCTCACCGACTTCATCGTCATGGTCGACCAGAGCTCCCAGATGTTCATCACCGGCCCAGCCGTCGTCAAGGCCGTCACCGGCGAGGACGTCTCCCTGGAGGAACTGGGCGGGGCCCGCACCCACTCCCAGGTCTCGGGCAACTCGCACTATCTGGCCGCCAACGAGGACGACGCGTTGGAGTACGTGCGCGATCTGCTCACCTACCTGCCACAGAACAACCTCGAGGATCCGCCGGTCTACGACGACGATGAGGAGTCCGACCTCACGATCACCGACCACGATCGCGAGCTGGACGTCCTCATCCCGGACGAGGCAAACCGTCCCTACGACATGCACGAGGTCATCACCTCGGTGCTTGACGAGGACACCTTCCTGGAGGTGCACGAACTGTTCGCCCCCAACGTGTTGTGTGGGTTCGGCCGCATCGAGGGACAGGCCATCGGCATCATCGCCAACCAGCCGCTGGTCAATGCCGGCACCTTGGACATCGATGCCTCGGAGAAGGCGTCCCGATTCCTGCGCACCTGCGACTCGTTCAACATTCCGATCCTCACCTTCGTCGACACGCCGGGATTCCTGCCGGGAGTGGGCCAGGAGCACGCCGGAATCATTCGCCGTGGGGCGAAGCTGATCTATGCCTACGCCGAGGCCACCGTGCCACTGGTGACGGTTGTCACCCGCAAGGCCTACGGCGGTGCGTACATCGTCATGGGCTCCAAGCACCTGGGCTCCGACTTCAACCTCGCTTGGCCGACCGCCCAGATCGCCGTCATGGGCGCCGATGGTGCGGTCAACATTCTGCACCGCAAGGAGTTGGCTCGCGCCAAGGATCCTGAAACCCGTCGTCAGGAACTGGTTGACGAGTACGAGACGACCTTGTCGAATCCGTACCAGGCTGCTGAACGTGGCTGGGTGGATCTCGTCATCCATCCTCACGAGACCCGCGCCTCGGTCATCCGAGCGGTGCGCATGCTGCGCTCCAAGCGTGAGGCCCTGCCTCCCAAGAAGCATGGGAACATTCCACTGTGA
- a CDS encoding acyl-CoA carboxylase epsilon subunit: MTADETKPTISVSKAQLTDEELGALVAVLAAVLQPVGNPHAPEQSVMAFGWKSYWRPIREPFLPGQAAWRGSLRRY; encoded by the coding sequence GTGACCGCCGACGAGACGAAACCGACGATCAGCGTCTCCAAGGCACAGCTCACCGATGAGGAGCTGGGGGCCTTGGTGGCGGTACTGGCAGCCGTTCTCCAACCTGTCGGCAACCCCCACGCCCCCGAGCAGAGCGTCATGGCATTCGGGTGGAAATCGTACTGGCGACCGATCCGCGAACCGTTCCTGCCCGGCCAGGCGGCATGGCGCGGATCCCTACGGCGGTACTGA
- a CDS encoding Maf family protein produces MHQLILASGSSARLTQLRLAGLDPRTIVSGVEENPLPGETALELTCRLAQLKARTVADHVEMDSPMIIIGCDSVLQMEGRIHGKPGSIERVKRWWHQMRRQSGMLVTGHHVIVRDDRGERSATRAASTALTFADLTDEEIDAYAETGQATQVAGGVMMDGLGAPFITRIVGDPHNVTGISLPLLRQILLDLDVPWQSLWQSSEA; encoded by the coding sequence ATGCATCAGCTCATCCTGGCATCGGGTTCCAGCGCCCGCCTCACCCAGCTGCGTCTGGCAGGACTGGACCCGCGGACCATTGTCTCCGGAGTGGAGGAAAACCCTCTACCTGGTGAGACGGCGCTTGAGTTGACCTGTCGGTTGGCCCAGCTCAAGGCTCGAACAGTCGCTGACCACGTGGAGATGGACAGTCCGATGATCATCATCGGCTGTGACTCGGTGCTGCAGATGGAGGGGCGCATCCACGGCAAGCCCGGATCCATCGAGCGTGTCAAGCGATGGTGGCACCAGATGCGTCGTCAAAGCGGGATGCTGGTGACTGGCCACCACGTCATCGTGCGGGACGATCGCGGTGAGCGCAGCGCCACTCGGGCAGCTTCCACCGCACTGACGTTCGCCGACCTCACCGACGAGGAGATCGACGCCTACGCCGAGACCGGCCAAGCCACCCAGGTGGCGGGCGGAGTCATGATGGACGGGCTGGGGGCACCGTTCATCACCCGGATCGTCGGTGACCCGCACAATGTCACCGGAATCTCGCTGCCGCTGCTGCGTCAAATTCTCCTCGACCTCGACGTGCCTTGGCAGAGCTTGTGGCAGAGCTCCGAGGCGTGA
- a CDS encoding arginine deiminase, with translation MTDHRHEVRSEVGRLRTVLLHRPGDELRRLTPRNSDSLLFDGLPWVDQAQRDHDLFAQMLRDRGVEVLLLHELLEQTLELPEARTRAVDDTFGDLRYGDTLRRYLRQRAAELSSHDLASVLMSGVSAHDFAKLDLTLPTCLVTSLLNDEDFVVDPLPNLLFTRDSSVWIGEYPAVTSLTMPARRRETQLTELIYTFHPRFAGTQHAHGWRDENLEGGDVMHLAPGVMAVGVGERTSSAGAERIARTALKLGAAHTVLAVPIHQQRATMHLDTVCTMVDTDAVVMYPQVADELQALPMTADGDEIVVGSPQPFLVAAAEAMGIDRLRVIDTGLDPVTAEREQWDDGNNTLALAPRVVVAYNRNVETNRRLEAAGVDVLTIPGSELGSGRGGPRCMSCPILREPLPQS, from the coding sequence ATGACAGACCACAGGCATGAGGTTCGCTCCGAAGTCGGCCGGCTGCGGACAGTACTACTGCACCGACCGGGTGACGAACTGCGCCGGCTCACCCCGCGCAATTCCGACAGCCTCCTCTTCGACGGATTGCCCTGGGTGGACCAGGCTCAACGGGACCATGACCTCTTCGCACAGATGCTGCGTGATCGTGGCGTCGAGGTGCTGCTACTCCACGAACTTCTCGAACAGACCCTGGAACTTCCCGAGGCTCGGACCAGGGCCGTCGACGACACCTTCGGAGATCTGCGCTACGGCGACACCCTGCGTCGCTACCTGCGGCAGCGAGCTGCGGAGCTGTCCAGCCATGATCTGGCCTCGGTGCTCATGTCGGGTGTGTCGGCACATGATTTCGCCAAGCTCGATCTCACCCTGCCGACGTGCTTGGTGACGTCATTGCTCAACGATGAGGACTTCGTCGTCGACCCACTGCCCAATCTGCTGTTCACCAGGGACTCCAGTGTCTGGATCGGTGAGTATCCAGCCGTCACCTCACTGACGATGCCGGCTCGCCGCCGCGAGACCCAACTCACCGAACTCATCTACACCTTCCATCCACGATTCGCTGGGACGCAGCATGCCCACGGCTGGCGTGACGAGAATCTCGAGGGTGGCGACGTCATGCATCTTGCACCGGGCGTCATGGCCGTGGGGGTGGGGGAGCGTACCTCCTCAGCAGGTGCCGAACGCATTGCGCGCACTGCCCTCAAGCTTGGTGCCGCTCACACCGTGCTCGCCGTACCGATACATCAACAACGAGCCACCATGCACCTTGACACCGTGTGCACCATGGTCGACACCGATGCCGTCGTCATGTATCCCCAGGTCGCCGATGAGTTGCAGGCCCTGCCCATGACGGCTGACGGGGACGAGATCGTGGTGGGATCGCCCCAACCATTCCTCGTCGCTGCTGCCGAGGCGATGGGGATCGATCGACTGCGGGTCATCGACACCGGCCTGGACCCGGTCACTGCCGAGCGTGAGCAGTGGGATGACGGGAACAACACGCTGGCGCTGGCCCCGCGAGTGGTCGTCGCCTACAACCGCAATGTCGAGACCAATCGTCGTCTGGAAGCTGCTGGCGTCGACGTGCTCACCATCCCCGGTTCGGAGTTGGGGTCGGGTCGTGGCGGCCCACGATGCATGAGCTGCCCGATACTGCGAGAGCCGTTGCCACAGAGTTGA